A DNA window from Bradyrhizobium sp. CCBAU 53421 contains the following coding sequences:
- a CDS encoding EscE/YscE/SsaE family type III secretion system needle protein co-chaperone produces MINGEEDSIVLELEKKLLNDVDGSSRAAINEDLQNWRRSLKRDIDSGVTTRQFGALQALLEAIDCATEVVDATWMGHHRENGPLSKER; encoded by the coding sequence ATGATCAACGGTGAAGAGGATTCCATCGTGCTTGAGCTGGAAAAGAAGCTGCTAAATGACGTTGATGGCTCCAGCAGAGCTGCCATCAATGAAGACCTCCAGAACTGGAGGCGGTCTCTGAAACGTGACATCGATAGCGGCGTCACGACGCGGCAGTTCGGAGCACTGCAGGCGCTGCTCGAGGCAATAGATTGCGCGACAGAAGTCGTTGATGCTACATGGATGGGGCATCACCGCGAAAATGGTCCGTTGAGTAAGGAGAGGTGA
- a CDS encoding FHA domain-containing protein produces the protein MPTEKNVLTGEQAKLTLRVLSGPNLGAETWLGEGTWLIGSHDTDDLTFGDPELVGSHIRVVNESGKIQITAFAPGVLINGRECTTNNPTIIDPFTQVRVGRTIFSLSPAGLGLPEGDSVLERQGVDARRAASDATESLGVGSRRTRLAVGWISWRLRLGAVVCGLLVIVGGAWAAMDRLHSRAFSAAPGIQPIETQTADLRGLDIAPDVNTPSTAGKLAIDLEPGENNNKSQSGWQDPRRAAELAAKRPATAKLSDARLIDLAATILHAFDIDGHVRVEGAGELTVIGYGRSDAKVDAALRRLQQDIPGIYKTNDEVATPDRARAFLLGAASAELRRSIRITVRPAVVSVSGALASATYDEWKDVAARFEERFRPYIRLESRCELMVLPAVRGVHLGRAPFVVVESGAQLKVGDSIDHIGKIAAIDHDGLIVRVGESNLRMLYRGAPEWLTEDDQR, from the coding sequence ATGCCAACGGAAAAGAATGTTCTGACCGGTGAACAGGCCAAGCTCACTTTGCGCGTCCTGTCCGGGCCGAACCTGGGCGCGGAGACTTGGCTGGGCGAGGGAACGTGGCTCATCGGTAGCCATGATACGGATGACCTTACCTTCGGCGATCCGGAACTCGTCGGGTCGCATATTCGTGTCGTTAACGAGTCGGGGAAAATCCAGATCACTGCGTTCGCACCGGGCGTGCTGATCAACGGTAGGGAGTGCACTACCAACAATCCGACTATCATTGATCCGTTTACCCAGGTTCGTGTTGGCCGCACAATCTTTAGCCTCAGCCCTGCCGGGCTCGGCCTTCCTGAGGGGGACTCCGTGCTCGAGCGCCAGGGGGTGGATGCGAGAAGGGCCGCTTCAGATGCGACAGAGTCATTGGGTGTGGGCAGCCGGCGAACACGTCTCGCGGTGGGTTGGATATCGTGGCGATTGCGGCTTGGGGCAGTGGTTTGTGGCCTCCTTGTGATAGTAGGTGGCGCTTGGGCAGCGATGGACCGGCTCCACTCCCGGGCGTTTTCTGCCGCTCCGGGGATTCAACCGATCGAGACCCAGACGGCTGATCTTCGTGGGCTGGATATTGCACCCGACGTCAATACACCGTCGACTGCCGGCAAGCTGGCGATCGACCTGGAGCCCGGAGAGAATAACAACAAGAGCCAGTCTGGCTGGCAAGACCCCAGGCGTGCGGCTGAGCTTGCAGCAAAGCGACCGGCCACTGCCAAATTATCTGACGCAAGGCTCATCGATCTCGCAGCTACGATCTTACACGCGTTTGATATCGACGGTCACGTTCGCGTAGAAGGTGCTGGCGAACTCACAGTGATAGGGTACGGTCGGAGCGATGCCAAAGTAGACGCGGCCCTTCGTCGTCTGCAGCAGGACATCCCGGGCATCTACAAGACCAATGATGAAGTGGCAACACCAGATCGCGCACGCGCTTTTTTGCTGGGGGCGGCGTCGGCAGAACTCCGCCGGTCCATCCGCATCACCGTAAGGCCCGCTGTCGTATCCGTATCCGGAGCGCTGGCCTCGGCGACATACGATGAGTGGAAGGACGTTGCCGCTCGGTTCGAGGAAAGATTCAGGCCCTATATCCGACTCGAGTCGAGGTGCGAGCTGATGGTATTGCCCGCGGTGCGAGGGGTGCACCTGGGCCGCGCACCTTTCGTTGTGGTTGAGAGCGGAGCGCAGTTGAAAGTGGGCGACAGCATCGATCACATCGGCAAGATTGCTGCCATCGACCACGACGGACTTATCGTGCGTGTCGGAGAATCGAACCTTCGCATGCTCTATCGAGGCGCCCCTGAGTGGTTAACCGAGGATGATCAACGGTGA
- the sctV gene encoding type III secretion system export apparatus subunit SctV has translation MKPLDKLLTIATGRNDIVLVTLLITIVFMMIIPLPSVLMDVLQAVNLGIAALLLMVAVYIRSPLAFVSFPSVLLLATLFRLALGIAATRTILLHAEAGQIIKTFGNFVVAGNLVVGAVTFLIMTIVQFVVITKGSERVAEVAARFSLDSMPGKQMSVDGDLRAGSIDMREAHRRRVAIERESQLYGAMDGAMKFLKGDAIAGLISIIVNIIGGIAIGSLQKGMGLSEALEVYTTLTIGDGLVGQIPALFTSITAGFIVTRVSSEDNSTDLGNAIGDELSAQPRALMVGAFMLVLFSLVPGFPTLIFMVLAAAVGGAGWLLQRRGQLLRTDSHGHPLSGGALSTSPTEASEANKAGGNGIMLTVPLMIDVDRDIVDTMIQPDVLDKALVATRQALMLDLGVPVPAINVRINQDCHKGEYIIRLNEVPYGSGRLRPQHVLARDTPEGLEMVDIPCVAEEPSFLPQIETVWVDVAHLESLGAAGIPYLESAQILSCHVGLIVRRHADEFIGIQETKALLKQAEGSFPELVKEALRLVPLQKIAEVLKRLVSEQVSLRNMRAILNTLVQWGQNEKDTVLLTEYVRGALKRQICFQHCAGTNLLPAYILTAEVEDTVRKSIRQTSAGSYLALDPQTTQQIVGRIKDAAGILESLPYKPVLLTSIDIRRYVRKLVEADLYELPVLSYQELTPDISVQPLARIALQ, from the coding sequence ATGAAGCCACTCGACAAACTGCTGACCATCGCGACCGGCCGTAACGACATTGTTCTGGTGACGTTGCTGATCACGATCGTTTTCATGATGATTATTCCGCTTCCGTCAGTGCTTATGGATGTGCTGCAAGCGGTCAATCTGGGAATTGCAGCCCTTCTGCTGATGGTGGCGGTCTACATCAGGTCGCCACTCGCATTCGTCTCATTTCCATCGGTGCTTTTGCTGGCAACGCTGTTTCGTCTGGCGCTCGGTATTGCGGCAACTCGCACCATCCTGCTTCATGCGGAAGCTGGCCAGATCATCAAGACCTTCGGTAACTTTGTCGTAGCCGGTAATCTCGTCGTAGGCGCCGTTACCTTCTTGATCATGACAATTGTACAATTTGTCGTCATCACCAAAGGATCAGAGCGCGTTGCTGAAGTCGCTGCACGTTTTTCTCTGGATTCCATGCCGGGAAAGCAGATGAGCGTCGATGGCGACTTGCGGGCCGGCAGCATCGATATGCGAGAGGCACACAGGCGCCGTGTTGCCATCGAGCGCGAAAGTCAGTTGTACGGTGCCATGGACGGCGCCATGAAGTTCCTCAAAGGGGACGCGATCGCAGGCCTGATCAGCATTATCGTGAACATCATTGGCGGGATCGCGATTGGTTCACTCCAAAAGGGAATGGGACTCTCGGAGGCGCTTGAAGTCTATACGACCTTGACCATTGGCGATGGTCTCGTCGGTCAGATTCCGGCGTTGTTCACCTCGATCACGGCAGGATTTATCGTCACGAGAGTAAGCTCCGAAGACAACAGCACAGACCTCGGCAATGCAATCGGCGATGAACTGAGTGCGCAACCACGTGCACTCATGGTTGGCGCATTCATGCTCGTCCTGTTCTCCCTTGTGCCCGGCTTCCCGACATTGATTTTTATGGTTTTGGCAGCAGCGGTGGGTGGGGCTGGCTGGCTGCTGCAGCGTCGTGGCCAGCTATTGCGCACTGACTCGCACGGCCATCCACTCAGTGGGGGCGCGCTGTCGACGAGTCCGACTGAGGCCTCTGAGGCAAACAAGGCAGGCGGCAATGGCATCATGCTTACTGTGCCCCTGATGATCGACGTTGACCGGGATATCGTCGACACGATGATCCAGCCGGACGTGCTTGATAAAGCGTTGGTGGCCACGCGGCAGGCGCTGATGCTCGATCTTGGCGTTCCGGTTCCAGCGATCAATGTCCGAATAAACCAGGATTGTCACAAGGGCGAATATATTATCAGGCTAAATGAAGTTCCATACGGATCGGGACGATTGCGACCTCAACACGTCCTGGCGCGTGATACTCCCGAGGGCCTCGAAATGGTGGACATTCCATGTGTCGCGGAAGAGCCGTCATTTCTGCCTCAGATCGAGACCGTCTGGGTTGATGTCGCACATCTCGAGTCGCTGGGAGCGGCAGGCATCCCGTATCTGGAATCAGCCCAGATTCTCTCCTGCCATGTTGGTCTAATCGTACGTCGGCACGCCGATGAGTTCATCGGTATCCAGGAAACGAAAGCGCTTTTGAAACAGGCGGAGGGATCCTTTCCGGAACTCGTGAAGGAGGCGTTGCGCCTGGTCCCTCTGCAAAAAATTGCGGAGGTGCTGAAGCGGCTCGTTTCGGAGCAGGTTTCCCTGCGAAACATGCGCGCTATCCTCAACACATTGGTCCAATGGGGACAAAATGAGAAGGATACAGTCCTGCTGACCGAGTATGTGCGTGGTGCGCTCAAGAGGCAGATCTGCTTTCAACATTGTGCCGGTACGAATCTGTTGCCGGCCTACATTTTGACGGCGGAGGTGGAAGATACTGTGCGCAAGTCAATTCGACAGACGTCTGCGGGGAGCTATCTCGCTCTCGATCCGCAGACCACGCAACAGATCGTTGGCAGGATAAAAGATGCCGCCGGCATCCTTGAATCGCTGCCATACAAGCCCGTGCTACTCACCTCGATCGATATCCGTCGATACGTCCGCAAGCTTGTCGAGGCCGATTTGTACGAGCTCCCGGTGCTCTCCTATCAGGAGCTTACTCCCGACATCTCCGTCCAGCCCTTGGCGCGAATTGCGCTGCAGTGA
- a CDS encoding YscO family type III secretion system apparatus protein, whose protein sequence is MRGMISDAVPRLLELRKLRHHRQQDILRARQLALEDAATAVETAAKNHRAWRQKRVRLEAALYDSVIGETVTLGALVGLKAKMTSLHDHDQLLEKDIEKAVAAADLARQARDEACNIMRQTGKQFDKCDHLARALRDAAMGRPEQVCDNRAAVDTPRAGAALEFE, encoded by the coding sequence ATGCGTGGGATGATCTCGGACGCCGTGCCCCGTCTCCTGGAGCTGCGCAAATTGCGGCATCATCGCCAACAAGATATTCTCCGGGCGCGGCAGCTGGCCCTGGAGGACGCTGCCACTGCTGTCGAGACCGCCGCCAAAAATCACCGCGCCTGGCGGCAAAAGCGAGTTCGGCTTGAGGCTGCCCTTTATGATTCCGTCATCGGAGAAACCGTCACTCTCGGCGCTCTTGTCGGTCTGAAGGCAAAGATGACCTCTCTGCATGATCACGACCAGCTGCTCGAAAAGGACATTGAGAAGGCGGTCGCGGCAGCCGATCTTGCCCGGCAGGCTCGCGACGAGGCATGCAACATCATGCGTCAAACAGGCAAGCAATTCGACAAGTGCGATCATCTGGCGCGCGCGTTGCGCGATGCCGCGATGGGAAGGCCGGAGCAGGTTTGCGATAACAGGGCCGCCGTGGACACGCCGCGAGCAGGGGCGGCCTTGGAGTTCGAATAA
- the sctN gene encoding type III secretion system ATPase SctN, which produces MISETAEPSTAVDPVGCSHESIDRFFRLANRAVEQTPTMNVRGRVLQVVGTIIRATAPGVRIGDLCELHDPKNDRELTAEVVGVQRDVAVLTPLGDMRGLSTLTEVIPTSKALLVPAGWNLLGRVLDGLGRPLDATTHGPMIAEFHVPVHGSAPDPLIRRSIDQVLPVGIRAIDALLTCGEGQRVGIFAAAGAGKSTLLSMLIRGADVDVAVIALIGERGREVQEFITQLGSQSRTKAVFVVATSDRPAMERAKAAYVATAIAEWFRDQGKRVLLLMDSLTRFARAHREIGLAAGEPPTRHGFPPSVFATLPQLLERAGNNARGSITAFYTVLVEGDDMTEPIADETRSILDGHIVLSRALAMSNHYPAIDILASVSRVMSMIVAPQHESAARRLRELMAKYQEVELLIRVGEYKNGTDALADEAIARRDEIQSFLRQSTSEQMDFEATLQELETCVG; this is translated from the coding sequence GTGATCTCGGAGACAGCCGAGCCGTCGACGGCGGTAGATCCCGTAGGTTGTTCGCATGAAAGCATCGATCGGTTCTTCCGGCTCGCGAACAGGGCGGTTGAGCAAACGCCGACGATGAATGTCCGTGGTCGCGTCCTTCAAGTCGTTGGAACAATCATCCGTGCGACGGCTCCTGGCGTGCGTATCGGGGATTTGTGCGAACTCCACGATCCCAAGAATGACCGTGAACTGACCGCTGAGGTCGTCGGTGTTCAGCGCGATGTTGCCGTTCTGACGCCGCTCGGGGACATGCGGGGACTTTCTACCCTCACGGAGGTGATTCCGACGAGCAAGGCCCTGCTGGTGCCGGCGGGCTGGAACTTGCTAGGTCGGGTGCTTGACGGCCTTGGCCGCCCGCTGGATGCAACCACTCATGGGCCCATGATCGCAGAATTCCACGTGCCGGTTCATGGCAGCGCACCAGATCCGCTAATCCGGCGTAGCATAGATCAGGTTCTTCCGGTCGGTATACGGGCGATCGATGCCCTGCTGACGTGCGGGGAAGGGCAACGCGTCGGTATCTTTGCCGCTGCAGGAGCCGGCAAAAGTACACTGCTGTCGATGCTCATACGGGGCGCTGACGTTGACGTCGCGGTGATAGCACTTATCGGCGAGCGCGGACGGGAGGTGCAAGAGTTCATCACGCAGCTCGGCTCGCAATCACGAACCAAAGCGGTTTTCGTTGTCGCGACGTCCGACCGACCCGCCATGGAGCGCGCCAAGGCGGCCTATGTGGCCACGGCAATAGCTGAATGGTTTCGCGATCAAGGCAAACGCGTGCTGCTTCTCATGGATTCGCTAACGCGTTTTGCGCGAGCACACAGGGAGATCGGCCTCGCAGCGGGTGAGCCACCGACCCGGCATGGTTTCCCGCCATCCGTGTTCGCGACACTGCCGCAACTGTTGGAACGTGCGGGCAACAATGCGCGCGGGTCGATCACGGCCTTCTATACCGTGCTTGTCGAGGGAGATGACATGACTGAACCCATCGCCGACGAAACGCGCTCGATCCTTGATGGCCACATTGTCCTCTCGCGTGCCCTGGCTATGTCGAACCACTATCCTGCCATCGACATTCTTGCGAGCGTCAGCCGCGTCATGAGCATGATCGTGGCTCCGCAGCATGAAAGCGCGGCACGGAGACTGCGGGAGTTGATGGCGAAATACCAGGAGGTCGAACTCTTGATTCGTGTGGGTGAATACAAGAACGGTACCGACGCACTTGCGGATGAGGCGATCGCCAGAAGGGACGAAATACAGAGTTTCCTGCGCCAATCGACAAGCGAGCAGATGGACTTCGAGGCCACGCTCCAGGAGCTTGAAACATGCGTGGGATGA
- a CDS encoding FliH/SctL family protein, producing MVALVRLTSETISVLGPGQILPAASAQALLHAEQLLTQAQRDAEALVEEARMSASRIEAAAREAGLKEAQVTIQQRLAAIAVESLRVMEQNKERIVDLGLQIARRIIDTTAPDETAVQIALRSLRVAGHSPVVRLRVAPSLVETVRGRVDEIVPAVTSRAVVEVISDPRINDAGCILETDAGLVDATIESQLTLIESGLRKSLEASK from the coding sequence ATGGTCGCACTGGTTCGATTGACGTCCGAGACGATCAGTGTTCTCGGACCAGGGCAAATCTTGCCGGCGGCAAGCGCGCAGGCACTCCTGCACGCCGAGCAACTGCTGACCCAGGCGCAGCGCGATGCAGAGGCGCTTGTTGAGGAAGCGCGCATGTCCGCAAGCAGGATTGAAGCGGCCGCCAGAGAAGCCGGGCTCAAGGAAGCGCAAGTGACAATTCAACAGCGCTTGGCCGCAATCGCCGTAGAGTCGCTGCGGGTCATGGAGCAAAACAAGGAAAGGATCGTGGACCTCGGCCTGCAGATCGCCCGCCGGATCATCGACACGACGGCGCCAGACGAGACCGCGGTGCAGATCGCACTGCGAAGCCTGCGCGTCGCGGGCCATAGCCCTGTCGTTCGGCTGCGAGTGGCACCGTCGCTGGTCGAGACGGTTCGCGGGCGGGTCGACGAGATAGTCCCGGCGGTCACGTCACGCGCAGTCGTCGAAGTGATTTCTGATCCGCGGATCAATGATGCCGGGTGTATTCTCGAGACCGATGCCGGACTGGTCGACGCGACGATCGAAAGCCAGCTGACATTGATCGAAAGCGGCCTTCGCAAAAGCCTGGAGGCGTCGAAGTGA
- the sctJ gene encoding type III secretion system inner membrane ring lipoprotein SctJ, with product MNNRYVSVTLVWKRALILLATFALAGCGAKIELYRNLPAHDANEMLALLMRHGIDAERVAEHNGAASLIVSTKDVPRAMSILDGAGLPRDRLADLGTLFRKEGMLSSPTEERVRFIHGTTQELSETLSRIDGVFSARVHAVLPENTIDDRVPPAPSTAAVLVRYKAGTAVDQIVPKIKELVANSLKGVSYDGVSVTLVEASQSDSDLPPLEAPPVAAEASARLYLLVGLVAGLVISLICNAALAFLVWRKRVSHTTNPAAP from the coding sequence GTGAACAACCGTTATGTGAGCGTGACGTTGGTGTGGAAGCGTGCGTTGATACTTTTGGCGACGTTCGCGTTGGCGGGGTGCGGAGCAAAGATCGAGCTTTATCGCAATCTTCCGGCGCATGACGCCAACGAGATGCTCGCGTTGCTGATGCGGCACGGCATTGATGCCGAGCGGGTGGCCGAGCATAACGGGGCAGCCTCCCTGATTGTTTCGACGAAAGACGTGCCGCGTGCCATGAGTATACTGGATGGCGCCGGATTGCCTCGCGATCGGCTTGCCGACTTGGGCACCCTCTTCAGGAAAGAGGGGATGTTGTCATCGCCAACGGAGGAGCGTGTGCGATTTATCCATGGCACGACGCAGGAATTGTCGGAGACGCTCTCCAGGATCGATGGCGTGTTCAGTGCCCGCGTCCATGCCGTCCTGCCCGAAAATACGATCGACGATCGCGTCCCACCTGCTCCCTCAACTGCTGCTGTATTGGTCCGCTATAAGGCTGGTACTGCCGTTGATCAGATCGTACCGAAGATCAAGGAGTTGGTCGCAAATAGCTTGAAGGGCGTATCGTACGACGGCGTCTCGGTTACGCTCGTCGAGGCAAGTCAAAGCGATAGCGACTTGCCGCCACTTGAGGCGCCTCCCGTCGCCGCCGAGGCCAGCGCTCGGCTCTATCTCCTGGTCGGACTCGTGGCTGGGCTGGTGATATCGCTAATCTGCAATGCAGCTCTTGCCTTTCTCGTGTGGCGAAAACGTGTGAGCCACACAACAAATCCTGCGGCGCCATAG
- the sctI gene encoding type III secretion system inner rod subunit SctI — protein sequence MSGVNGIVALLEAVSPASGRPAASRAPSDSVEAFRAALDRPLLSSPNNDLAGGASLAPTDEGPIGRVRVTDDILSGMDKLSASFGDAANVAAGVAESYASGEFSSIEWLNAQSTLSALTLQYDIASKVVGKAVQSLDTLLKSQ from the coding sequence ATGAGCGGTGTGAATGGAATCGTGGCGCTACTTGAGGCCGTGTCGCCGGCCAGCGGGAGGCCGGCGGCATCAAGGGCGCCGAGTGACTCGGTTGAGGCCTTTCGCGCGGCGCTCGATCGCCCGCTGCTGTCATCACCGAATAATGATCTTGCAGGGGGCGCTAGTCTTGCCCCGACCGACGAGGGGCCGATTGGTCGCGTCCGGGTGACTGACGATATCCTCAGTGGAATGGACAAGCTGAGCGCCTCTTTCGGCGACGCTGCGAACGTCGCGGCCGGGGTCGCGGAAAGCTATGCTTCCGGGGAGTTCAGTTCGATTGAGTGGCTGAACGCGCAATCCACCCTGTCAGCCCTGACGCTGCAATACGATATCGCGTCGAAAGTGGTTGGGAAGGCCGTGCAAAGCCTTGATACTCTCCTGAAGAGCCAGTGA
- a CDS encoding NEL-type E3 ubiquitin ligase domain-containing protein — protein MANELASLPAELPSRLRSLTVDSNQLTDLPALPATVEEFSASNNQLTSLPDLPARLRRLDVSENQLTSLPDLPARLRYLDASDNQLTSLPDIPARLGYLNVSENQLTNLPETLPVGLEMLGASNNQLTGLPESLLTQLGSASSIDLRSNPIPAPVLADLASATRGADYAGPQVLLSMPLQPVEHQPRHLHEVVADWLADEPGAMAAWQGFAAEPGAQDFALFLERLAGTVNYGHQAFRDQVAENLLQAAMRPRLREQYFELANGATASCEDRITLTWNGMQTARLNSDVKDGLYDNQLDQLLQHGRVMFRLGALDDIARETVSSLRRADPEANVDEIEVYLAYQTQLRDRLELRHIAPDMRFLNLSDVTANDVARAETSVREQEAAGFADFLATRWEPWDTVVRRIAPDDHAAMRDRLADAMEDEFPTRLNERLAEPGLTDDVDARRVVGAQILNEIAREIKGELMHKVLREHGL, from the coding sequence ATGGCCAACGAGCTGGCCAGCCTGCCGGCAGAGCTGCCATCCAGGCTCCGCAGCTTGACTGTCGATAGCAACCAGCTCACCGATCTGCCCGCCCTTCCGGCAACGGTCGAGGAGTTCTCCGCCAGCAATAACCAGCTGACCAGCCTGCCCGATCTTCCGGCTAGGCTCCGCCGCCTGGATGTCAGCGAAAATCAGCTGACCAGCCTGCCTGATCTTCCAGCCAGACTGCGCTACCTGGACGCAAGCGACAATCAGCTGACAAGCCTGCCCGATATTCCGGCCAGACTTGGATACCTGAACGTCAGCGAAAATCAGCTGACCAATCTGCCCGAGACACTCCCGGTCGGCCTTGAAATGCTCGGCGCCAGTAACAATCAGCTGACCGGCCTGCCGGAGAGCCTGCTGACGCAACTCGGCAGCGCGTCCAGCATCGACCTGCGGTCTAATCCGATACCGGCCCCGGTGCTGGCCGATTTGGCGTCAGCCACGCGTGGCGCGGATTATGCCGGCCCGCAGGTCTTGCTGTCGATGCCGCTACAACCGGTGGAACATCAGCCGCGGCACCTGCACGAGGTTGTCGCGGACTGGCTCGCGGACGAGCCCGGCGCAATGGCCGCCTGGCAGGGCTTCGCCGCAGAGCCGGGTGCGCAGGACTTCGCACTCTTTCTCGAAAGGCTCGCGGGCACCGTGAACTATGGTCATCAGGCGTTCCGCGACCAGGTGGCCGAGAATCTGCTACAGGCCGCGATGAGGCCGCGGCTGCGCGAGCAGTATTTCGAGCTGGCCAATGGAGCGACTGCGTCCTGCGAGGACCGCATCACTTTGACTTGGAACGGTATGCAGACCGCACGCCTGAACTCGGATGTCAAGGATGGGCTTTATGACAATCAGCTCGACCAACTGCTCCAACACGGCCGTGTCATGTTTCGTTTGGGGGCGCTTGACGATATCGCACGCGAGACGGTCAGCTCGCTCCGTCGTGCCGACCCGGAGGCCAATGTCGACGAGATCGAGGTCTATCTTGCCTATCAGACCCAGCTACGGGACCGGCTGGAACTGCGCCACATCGCCCCTGATATGCGCTTCTTGAATCTCTCTGACGTCACGGCGAACGACGTTGCCAGGGCTGAGACGTCGGTGCGGGAACAGGAAGCGGCGGGTTTCGCGGATTTTCTGGCAACGCGCTGGGAGCCTTGGGATACGGTGGTGAGGCGGATCGCCCCCGATGATCATGCCGCGATGCGGGACCGGCTTGCCGATGCGATGGAAGATGAGTTTCCGACGCGCCTGAACGAACGACTCGCGGAGCCTGGCCTGACGGATGATGTCGATGCCCGGCGGGTGGTCGGAGCCCAGATCCTCAACGAAATCGCCCGCGAGATCAAAGGCGAGTTGATGCATAAGGTTCTCCGGGAGCACGGCCTTTAG
- a CDS encoding GNAT family N-acetyltransferase — MTDDIQVRRIGADEVDKRLERLADILIDCVAHGDSVSFLPPLTRRRALVYWRSVADAVICNGCVLLAAEDGAGQIVGTTQMVPAASENQLHSARVDKVLVERSARRRGVGRRMLSAVSELARKEGKTLLTLSTATGSAAERLYASEGWQRVGIIPGCVLAPDGTYRSATFFYKHL; from the coding sequence ATGACGGACGATATTCAGGTACGGCGCATTGGCGCCGACGAAGTGGATAAGCGTTTGGAGCGTCTCGCCGACATCCTCATTGACTGCGTCGCCCACGGCGACTCGGTCAGCTTTCTGCCACCGCTAACTCGACGACGTGCGCTGGTGTACTGGCGTAGCGTCGCGGACGCGGTCATTTGCAATGGATGCGTGTTACTAGCTGCGGAAGATGGCGCAGGTCAGATCGTTGGCACAACCCAGATGGTACCTGCCGCGTCTGAGAACCAATTGCATAGCGCTCGAGTCGACAAAGTCCTGGTTGAAAGAAGTGCACGCCGTCGCGGCGTCGGGCGCCGGATGCTCTCGGCCGTCAGCGAGTTAGCACGAAAAGAGGGAAAGACGTTGCTGACGCTTAGCACTGCCACAGGTTCTGCTGCCGAGCGTCTTTACGCCAGCGAGGGATGGCAGCGGGTGGGCATCATCCCCGGGTGCGTGCTCGCCCCTGACGGAACATATCGCTCGGCGACCTTCTTCTACAAGCATCTCTGA